One Mycobacterium marseillense DNA window includes the following coding sequences:
- a CDS encoding TetR/AcrR family transcriptional regulator yields the protein MAVTDRLSAREAKRLQTRERLMGAAIAEFARAGMAEADVGAIVAAAGVAHGTFFFHFPTKEHVLLELERREEDRIAKQFAQFLKSRHDLSSALNEAVRLVVGLERRLGDRLFNDFLALHFSQTRPQAEDGRDHPLIVLVAQEIAQAQERGETDPHVNPMNSAVFFLLGLYALLITTNHWPTGHTLLEDYVARTLRSLKL from the coding sequence ATGGCTGTGACGGACCGGCTGTCGGCACGAGAAGCAAAGCGCCTGCAGACGAGGGAGCGTTTGATGGGCGCCGCGATCGCGGAGTTCGCCCGCGCCGGCATGGCCGAGGCGGACGTCGGTGCGATCGTGGCCGCCGCGGGGGTCGCGCACGGGACCTTCTTCTTCCACTTCCCCACCAAGGAGCATGTCCTGCTGGAGCTCGAGCGCCGAGAAGAGGATCGCATCGCCAAGCAGTTCGCCCAATTCTTGAAGTCCAGGCACGACCTCTCTTCCGCATTGAATGAGGCGGTCCGCCTGGTGGTCGGGCTGGAACGGCGGCTGGGCGATCGGCTCTTCAATGACTTTCTCGCGCTGCACTTCTCCCAGACCCGCCCGCAGGCCGAGGACGGCAGGGATCACCCGTTGATCGTCTTGGTCGCCCAGGAAATCGCGCAGGCGCAGGAGCGCGGTGAGACGGATCCGCACGTCAATCCCATGAACAGCGCCGTGTTCTTCCTGCTGGGTCTTTACGCGCTGTTGATCACCACCAACCACTGGCCGACCGGACACACCCTGCTGGAGGACTACGTCGCGAGGACGCTGCGTAGTTTGAAACTCTGA
- a CDS encoding TetR/AcrR family transcriptional regulator, with amino-acid sequence MTAVEDRPLRADAARNVERILRAAREVYGELGPDAPMETVARRAGVGERTLYRRFPTKADLVLAALEQSIAEDLTPVIDGARRAKDPLHGLTQLIEAAISLGAREHSLLAAARRAGSLTSDISVSLNAALGELAREGQRLGRIRPDLVSDDLPRLVAMLFSVLSTMDSDSDGWRRYVALVVDAISVDERRPLPPAAELRYTLEPDGWPL; translated from the coding sequence ATGACCGCGGTGGAAGACCGGCCGTTACGGGCGGACGCGGCGCGCAACGTCGAGCGCATCCTGCGCGCGGCGCGCGAGGTCTATGGCGAGTTGGGCCCCGACGCCCCGATGGAAACGGTCGCACGCCGGGCCGGTGTCGGTGAACGAACCCTCTACCGCAGGTTCCCGACCAAGGCGGACCTCGTGCTGGCGGCGCTCGAACAAAGCATCGCCGAGGATCTCACCCCGGTGATCGACGGCGCCCGCCGCGCCAAGGACCCACTGCACGGCCTGACCCAACTGATCGAAGCGGCGATCTCGCTCGGCGCCCGCGAGCACAGCCTGCTGGCCGCCGCGCGCCGGGCCGGGTCCCTCACGTCGGACATCTCGGTGTCGCTCAACGCCGCGCTCGGCGAGCTCGCGCGCGAAGGACAGCGGCTCGGCAGGATCCGCCCCGATCTGGTCAGCGACGACCTGCCCCGCCTGGTCGCGATGCTCTTCAGCGTGCTGTCGACGATGGATTCGGACAGCGACGGGTGGCGACGCTACGTCGCTCTTGTCGTCGACGCGATATCGGTCGACGAGCGACGGCCATTGCCCCCGGCGGCCGAACTGCGCTACACGCTGGAACCGGACGGCTGGCCGCTGTGA
- a CDS encoding dihydrodipicolinate reductase, which produces MRRVIQFSTGNVGRHSLRAIIGRPDLELVGVHAASADKIGKDAAQLCGLDEPTGIIATDDIDALLNLGADCVVYTSQGETRPMEAIEQMANFLAAGINVVGTSMVWLVTPRHADDWLREPLERACAAGNTSLYVNGIDPGFSGDTLVHSAASLTTRISSVTVQEIFDYGNYDDAEFTGAAMGFGTTPDDDSPMMFLPGVIVAMWGGQVRSLADHLDIKLDDVRQRCEPWYTPERIECTMMTVEPGQMAAVRFATEGVRAGKPVITLEHVTRLTPAAAPDWEFPPEGHTGVHRVVVEGEPRVEINTHVSHPLYDSTDAGCISTAGRAVNAIDWVCSAPTGLVGVEDIPLSATMRGLMWNEQ; this is translated from the coding sequence GTGCGCAGAGTCATACAGTTCTCCACCGGAAATGTGGGCCGGCATTCGTTGCGGGCCATCATCGGCCGACCGGATCTGGAACTGGTCGGCGTGCACGCCGCCAGCGCGGACAAGATCGGCAAGGACGCGGCGCAGCTCTGCGGGCTGGACGAACCGACCGGCATCATCGCCACCGACGATATCGACGCGCTGCTCAACCTCGGTGCCGATTGCGTCGTCTACACCTCGCAGGGTGAGACGCGGCCCATGGAGGCCATCGAACAGATGGCCAACTTCCTCGCGGCGGGCATCAACGTCGTTGGCACGTCGATGGTTTGGCTGGTGACGCCCCGCCACGCCGACGACTGGTTGCGGGAACCGTTGGAGCGCGCCTGCGCGGCCGGCAATACCTCGCTGTACGTCAACGGCATCGATCCCGGCTTCTCCGGCGATACGCTGGTGCACTCGGCGGCCAGCCTGACCACGCGAATCTCGTCGGTCACCGTGCAGGAAATATTCGATTACGGAAACTACGACGACGCCGAGTTCACAGGTGCCGCAATGGGATTCGGGACTACGCCGGACGACGACTCGCCGATGATGTTTCTGCCCGGGGTGATCGTGGCGATGTGGGGCGGTCAGGTTCGCAGTCTGGCCGACCATCTCGACATCAAGCTCGACGACGTGCGCCAGCGCTGCGAACCCTGGTACACGCCTGAACGCATCGAATGCACGATGATGACGGTCGAGCCGGGGCAGATGGCCGCCGTCCGATTCGCTACCGAGGGCGTACGCGCCGGCAAGCCGGTCATCACCCTCGAGCACGTCACCAGGCTCACCCCGGCCGCGGCTCCCGACTGGGAATTCCCGCCCGAGGGCCACACCGGCGTGCACCGGGTCGTCGTCGAGGGTGAACCGCGGGTGGAGATCAACACCCACGTGTCCCACCCTCTCTACGATTCCACCGATGCGGGCTGCATCTCGACCGCCGGCCGGGCCGTCAACGCGATCGACTGGGTGTGCAGTGCGCCCACGGGGCTGGTCGGTGTCGAGGACATCCCGCTCTCGGCGACGATGCGCGGGCTGATGTGGAACGAGCAGTGA
- a CDS encoding CbbQ/NirQ/NorQ/GpvN family protein yields the protein MTTDTYFANANEVQLFEQAFLRRLPVMLTGPTGCGKTRFVEHMGSLLQRPVVTISCHDDLTSSDLVGRFMVTGGDVVWTDGPLTRAVKAGAICYLDEVVEARHDSLAILHSLTDHRRSLYLDRAGEVVKAPDEFMLVCSYNPAYRSSLKELKPSFRQRFVTLAMRYLPPDREADVIVAESGIPLATAARLVGCAVAIRTADDAFHFEPPSTRVLVTAAQLIAAGATEMDAADACILAPLSTDGAVTDGLREVAAASLATSNSSP from the coding sequence ATGACCACCGACACATATTTCGCCAACGCCAACGAAGTTCAGCTGTTCGAGCAGGCCTTCCTACGGCGTCTGCCGGTGATGCTGACCGGTCCCACCGGGTGCGGCAAAACCCGGTTCGTCGAGCACATGGGCTCACTGCTGCAGCGGCCGGTGGTGACGATCAGTTGCCACGACGACCTCACCAGCTCCGATCTGGTCGGCCGCTTCATGGTGACCGGCGGCGATGTCGTCTGGACCGACGGTCCGCTCACCCGGGCCGTCAAGGCCGGCGCGATCTGCTATCTCGACGAGGTCGTCGAGGCTCGCCACGACTCCTTGGCGATCCTGCATTCGCTCACCGATCACCGCCGGTCGTTGTACCTCGACCGCGCCGGCGAGGTGGTGAAGGCCCCCGACGAGTTCATGCTGGTGTGTTCGTACAACCCGGCCTATCGCAGCTCACTGAAAGAACTCAAACCCTCGTTCCGCCAACGGTTCGTCACGCTGGCGATGCGGTATTTGCCGCCCGACCGCGAGGCCGACGTGATCGTCGCCGAATCCGGAATCCCCCTGGCCACCGCCGCGCGGTTGGTGGGGTGCGCGGTGGCGATCCGCACCGCCGACGACGCCTTCCACTTCGAGCCGCCGTCGACCAGGGTGCTGGTCACCGCCGCACAGCTGATCGCGGCCGGCGCAACCGAAATGGACGCCGCCGACGCGTGCATACTCGCGCCGCTGAGCACCGACGGCGCGGTCACCGACGGTCTGCGCGAAGTCGCGGCAGCCAGCCTGGCCACCTCGAACAGTTCGCCTTAG
- a CDS encoding cytochrome P450: MSISFETSDSRSDAGLPSLPVPRPARCPLAAPAEFASWRQEPGLRQAMFHGNPVWVVSRYQDIRAALVDPRLSAKTIPDSIMPTDADNKIPVMFARTDDPEHHRIRRMMTSNFTFRRCESMRPEIQEMVDHFLDQMMAVGPPADLVREFALPVPSLVIALLLGVPPEDLELFQHNTTAGLDQKTTDAEKGQAFGAMYAYIQELVQRKEREPGDDLISRLITDYVATGQLDHATTAMNSVIMMQAGHETTANMIALGTVALLQHPRAFARLGQTDDPAVVANMVEELMRYLSIVHSQVDRVATEDLVIGGQLIRAGEFVMMNLPAGNWDTEFVENPESFDIDRNTRGHLGFGYGVHQCIGANLARVEMQVAFATLARRLPGLKLAVPPEELRFKEADIYGMKELPVTW, from the coding sequence ATGTCAATATCTTTCGAGACGTCCGACTCGCGCTCGGACGCCGGGCTCCCTTCACTGCCCGTGCCGCGTCCGGCGCGGTGTCCGCTCGCGGCGCCGGCGGAGTTCGCGAGCTGGCGGCAGGAGCCCGGGTTACGACAGGCGATGTTCCACGGCAACCCGGTCTGGGTGGTGAGCCGCTACCAGGACATCAGGGCCGCGCTGGTCGATCCGCGCCTGTCCGCGAAGACCATTCCGGACTCGATCATGCCCACCGACGCCGACAACAAGATCCCGGTGATGTTCGCGCGCACCGACGACCCCGAGCATCACCGGATCCGGCGGATGATGACCAGCAATTTCACGTTCCGGCGTTGCGAATCGATGCGGCCGGAAATCCAGGAGATGGTCGACCACTTTCTCGACCAAATGATGGCCGTCGGCCCACCGGCGGACCTCGTTCGTGAATTCGCCTTGCCGGTGCCATCATTGGTGATCGCGCTGCTGCTGGGAGTGCCGCCCGAAGACCTCGAGCTCTTCCAACACAACACCACCGCGGGGCTCGACCAGAAGACGACCGACGCGGAAAAGGGCCAGGCCTTCGGGGCGATGTACGCCTATATACAGGAGTTGGTGCAACGCAAGGAACGCGAACCCGGCGACGATCTGATCAGCCGGCTGATCACCGACTACGTCGCGACGGGCCAACTCGATCACGCGACCACGGCGATGAACAGCGTGATCATGATGCAGGCGGGTCACGAGACCACCGCGAACATGATCGCGCTGGGAACGGTTGCGCTGCTGCAACATCCACGCGCCTTTGCACGACTTGGCCAGACCGACGATCCCGCGGTCGTCGCGAACATGGTCGAAGAACTGATGCGCTATCTGAGCATCGTGCATAGCCAGGTCGACCGCGTGGCGACCGAAGACCTGGTGATCGGCGGTCAACTGATCCGCGCCGGCGAATTCGTGATGATGAACCTGCCCGCCGGGAACTGGGACACCGAATTCGTCGAGAACCCAGAGAGTTTCGATATCGATCGCAACACCCGCGGGCACTTGGGCTTCGGCTACGGCGTGCACCAATGCATCGGGGCCAACTTGGCCCGCGTGGAGATGCAGGTCGCCTTCGCCACCCTCGCGCGGCGGCTGCCCGGACTGAAGCTGGCCGTTCCGCCGGAGGAGTTGCGCTTCAAGGAGGCCGACATCTACGGCATGAAAGAGCTTCCGGTCACCTGGTGA
- a CDS encoding SDR family NAD(P)-dependent oxidoreductase, whose translation MALEQFQLDGQVAIVTGAGKGVGAGIARVLAEAGATVVGTARTEADIVGTIESIEAAGGKGLALVADAMSRADSERVVSTAMERFGRIDILVNNVGGSTYARFLDITDEDFRHTFDWCVTSAFIMSQLVAPHMLSAGRGSIVNISSGSARFGIRALTAYCVAKGGLEALTRAMAQELAPKIRVNAIALGSFATDGLRGSLDLMPGSLEKMQEATPLHRLGDVEDLGRLTVYLSTQDCYATNAIFHVDGGIDSNNSPLPIPDY comes from the coding sequence ATGGCGTTGGAACAGTTCCAGCTGGATGGGCAGGTCGCGATCGTCACGGGCGCCGGGAAGGGCGTCGGGGCGGGCATCGCCCGGGTGTTGGCGGAGGCCGGTGCCACGGTGGTCGGGACCGCCCGCACCGAGGCGGATATCGTTGGCACGATTGAAAGTATCGAGGCCGCGGGCGGCAAAGGCCTGGCGCTCGTCGCCGACGCGATGAGTCGTGCTGATTCAGAGCGCGTCGTCAGCACCGCGATGGAACGGTTCGGCCGCATCGACATTCTCGTCAACAATGTCGGCGGCTCCACCTACGCACGGTTCCTGGACATCACCGACGAAGACTTCCGGCACACCTTCGATTGGTGCGTGACATCCGCGTTCATCATGAGCCAACTCGTCGCCCCGCACATGCTCAGCGCCGGACGCGGATCCATCGTCAACATCTCGTCGGGTTCCGCAAGGTTCGGCATCCGCGCGTTGACCGCCTACTGCGTCGCCAAGGGCGGCCTCGAGGCGCTCACCCGCGCCATGGCGCAGGAACTCGCGCCGAAGATCCGCGTCAACGCCATTGCGCTGGGTTCGTTCGCCACCGACGGGCTGCGGGGCAGCCTGGACTTGATGCCCGGGTCGCTGGAGAAAATGCAGGAGGCCACCCCGCTGCACCGGCTGGGTGACGTCGAGGATCTCGGGCGGCTCACGGTGTACCTGAGCACGCAAGACTGCTACGCGACGAACGCGATCTTCCACGTCGACGGCGGCATCGACTCCAACAATTCGCCGTTGCCAATCCCCGATTACTGA
- a CDS encoding mycofactocin-coupled SDR family oxidoreductase yields MGRGHALRLAQEGADLILVDICQSLPQIEYALATEDDLAETVRLVRDLGRRCVSRVVDVRDEVQLRFAVDDGVRELGGLDGAVANAGVLTVASWDKTTAEQWRTVVDVNLIGVWNTCAAAIPHLLEQGGGSLVNVSSAGAIKGFPLQTPYTAAKHGVVGLTLALANELAAQNVRVNTVLPTGVPTGMVPPSFGPLLGEQRSDLIPIFVNAMPTPAVEPADVSSAVLFLLSDESRYVTGLEFKVDAGVTIN; encoded by the coding sequence ATGGGGCGCGGCCATGCGCTGCGGCTGGCGCAGGAGGGTGCCGACCTCATCCTCGTCGACATCTGCCAATCCTTGCCCCAGATCGAGTATGCCTTGGCCACGGAGGATGACCTGGCCGAAACAGTAAGGCTGGTACGGGATCTCGGCCGTCGCTGTGTGAGTCGCGTCGTGGACGTCCGCGACGAGGTGCAACTGCGGTTCGCGGTCGACGACGGAGTCCGCGAGCTGGGAGGGCTGGACGGCGCGGTCGCCAACGCCGGTGTGTTGACGGTGGCGTCGTGGGACAAAACCACCGCCGAGCAGTGGCGAACCGTGGTCGACGTGAACCTGATCGGAGTGTGGAACACCTGCGCGGCCGCGATACCGCATCTGCTCGAACAGGGCGGAGGCAGCCTGGTCAACGTCAGTTCCGCGGGCGCGATCAAGGGTTTTCCGTTGCAGACGCCATACACGGCGGCCAAGCATGGCGTCGTCGGCTTGACGCTGGCCTTGGCGAACGAGCTGGCGGCACAGAACGTGCGTGTCAATACCGTGCTTCCCACCGGCGTCCCCACCGGGATGGTTCCGCCGTCGTTCGGGCCTCTCCTGGGCGAGCAGCGCTCCGATCTCATTCCGATCTTCGTCAATGCGATGCCCACGCCGGCTGTCGAACCCGCCGACGTCAGCAGCGCAGTGCTGTTCCTGCTGTCCGACGAGTCCAGATACGTCACGGGGCTCGAGTTCAAAGTCGACGCGGGCGTGACCATCAACTGA
- a CDS encoding nitric oxide reductase activation protein NorD, which produces MTEHSDGHAMALERSCAVTAVALSEQRREGVRLITGERRGFGLNATLTFVHVPYPAAEWTRRTLTCGVALQCSPSKERVTDYRLGELSARELRALALVEGGVALGWIASRWPGLLPDVQGLLLHVHAEAADMDGTQMLDRAIALAATGQELTVPPLLGTLPSAYTAPQGLTDKLRRSFGRMPWTTTQKRLPRPYSVPVGGDGGVRNPNLPPPSRPQDNDLDVTPQHRPGIPYPEWNMWTQRFMHDHVAVIEHADGRHLRPPVPVAVDVRKWFEEHTHRAMTNRLEDGSDLDVDQYVNHYIDLTTGEAKEPRVFRDLLPSSRDVTTAVLLDGSSSLGVHGGRVFQLELACADALSRAMTLARERHGVFVFTGNTRHRVEVRCLRDFEDRRFVPPSGLGLSTRGYTRLGAPLRHLTSRLLAQASERRLLIVIGDGLISDEGYEGRYAWADAAHAVEEANEAGVSMYYVGVGPTRVDPLPEVFGPRRSQRIRRIEELPRVLAHVHRELVAA; this is translated from the coding sequence ATGACTGAGCATTCCGACGGCCATGCCATGGCGCTGGAACGCAGTTGCGCGGTGACGGCGGTCGCGCTGAGCGAGCAGCGCCGCGAAGGCGTGCGGCTCATCACCGGTGAGCGCCGAGGTTTCGGCCTGAACGCGACGCTCACGTTCGTCCACGTCCCCTACCCCGCCGCCGAGTGGACGCGCAGAACCCTGACGTGCGGCGTGGCCCTGCAATGTTCGCCATCGAAGGAGCGCGTCACCGACTACCGTCTGGGCGAGCTGTCCGCCCGTGAACTGCGCGCGCTCGCGCTCGTCGAAGGTGGCGTCGCCCTCGGGTGGATCGCGTCGCGGTGGCCCGGCCTGCTCCCCGATGTCCAAGGGCTACTCCTCCACGTCCACGCCGAGGCCGCTGACATGGACGGCACCCAGATGCTCGACCGGGCAATCGCATTGGCGGCCACCGGCCAGGAATTGACGGTCCCTCCGCTACTGGGCACCTTGCCGTCGGCCTACACGGCACCGCAGGGATTGACCGACAAGCTACGACGCAGCTTTGGCCGGATGCCGTGGACCACCACGCAAAAGCGCCTTCCGCGGCCGTACTCGGTTCCGGTCGGCGGTGATGGGGGCGTTCGCAATCCGAACCTGCCGCCGCCGAGCCGGCCGCAGGACAACGATCTCGACGTCACACCCCAGCACCGGCCCGGGATCCCCTATCCCGAATGGAACATGTGGACACAGCGATTCATGCACGACCACGTCGCCGTGATAGAACACGCCGACGGCCGACACCTCCGCCCGCCCGTGCCGGTGGCCGTCGACGTCCGCAAGTGGTTCGAAGAACACACCCACCGTGCGATGACCAATCGACTCGAAGACGGCTCCGACCTCGACGTCGACCAATACGTCAACCACTACATCGACCTGACGACCGGCGAGGCCAAGGAGCCGAGGGTGTTCCGCGACCTGCTGCCCAGCAGCCGCGACGTCACCACCGCGGTGCTGCTCGACGGCAGCTCGTCGTTGGGGGTGCACGGCGGCCGCGTCTTCCAGCTCGAATTGGCTTGTGCCGACGCACTTTCGCGTGCCATGACGCTGGCGCGTGAGCGCCATGGAGTTTTCGTGTTCACCGGCAACACCCGGCACCGGGTCGAAGTGCGTTGCCTGAGGGATTTCGAAGACCGCCGGTTCGTGCCGCCGAGCGGGCTGGGCCTGTCCACCCGCGGTTACACCAGACTCGGTGCGCCACTGCGCCATTTGACCAGTCGCCTGCTGGCGCAGGCCTCCGAGCGCCGCCTGCTGATCGTCATCGGTGACGGGTTGATCTCCGATGAGGGCTACGAAGGCCGCTACGCCTGGGCCGATGCCGCGCACGCCGTCGAGGAGGCCAACGAGGCTGGGGTGTCGATGTACTACGTGGGCGTCGGCCCGACCCGGGTCGACCCCCTTCCGGAGGTTTTCGGGCCGCGCCGGTCGCAACGGATCCGGCGCATCGAGGAATTGCCCCGGGTATTGGCCCATGTCCATCGCGAACTGGTCGCAGCCTGA
- a CDS encoding dihydrodipicolinate reductase, which produces MTLKPTAEKKYRVIQWGVGNVGTIALRHFVHNPAYELVGVLCNRPEKVGKDAGELCGKPPTGVRATTDKAAIEALDADCVFYAPLWSDPDEVCRLLRGGKNVVASGGAWWYRTEHSQADIDKIDAACHEGGTSFHAGGVNPGFAGDLLVLTLARIVSQIDTIHIYEVVNFGRDTLKYLFEMGMGSDPVGFEDGPNLLGQAWPLFAQSMAMVVEGMGKTVEKYTTEVELGTATRDIPFEGGETSDMPGFKGVIKKGTVARQHHKWTAWMDGRPLIVFHEIYTMDTFDAIEPQEDWPQHYHYRIVIEGDSSTELILQGAQDPDGGYALPGYTWTAMGPANAIPAVCDAPPGFMSHRELGLMPLRGVIRP; this is translated from the coding sequence ATGACGCTCAAGCCGACGGCCGAGAAGAAGTATCGCGTAATCCAATGGGGCGTCGGCAATGTCGGGACGATAGCGCTGCGCCATTTCGTGCACAACCCGGCCTACGAACTGGTCGGAGTCCTGTGCAATCGTCCGGAAAAGGTCGGCAAGGACGCCGGTGAGCTCTGCGGCAAACCGCCGACCGGCGTGCGGGCCACCACTGACAAGGCTGCCATCGAGGCACTCGACGCCGACTGCGTGTTCTATGCGCCGTTGTGGTCCGACCCCGACGAGGTGTGCCGCTTACTGCGCGGCGGTAAGAATGTCGTCGCGTCGGGTGGGGCGTGGTGGTATCGGACCGAGCACAGTCAGGCGGACATCGACAAGATCGACGCCGCGTGCCACGAGGGTGGCACGTCGTTTCATGCCGGTGGGGTGAACCCGGGGTTCGCCGGGGACCTGCTCGTCCTGACGCTGGCCCGAATCGTCAGTCAGATCGACACGATTCACATCTACGAGGTGGTGAACTTCGGGCGCGACACCCTGAAGTACCTGTTCGAGATGGGAATGGGAAGCGATCCGGTCGGGTTTGAGGATGGCCCGAATCTGTTGGGGCAGGCGTGGCCGTTGTTCGCCCAGTCGATGGCAATGGTCGTGGAGGGGATGGGTAAAACGGTCGAGAAGTACACGACCGAGGTGGAACTCGGGACTGCCACGCGCGACATCCCCTTCGAGGGAGGGGAGACCAGCGACATGCCGGGCTTCAAGGGTGTGATCAAAAAGGGAACTGTCGCTCGGCAGCACCACAAGTGGACGGCATGGATGGACGGCAGGCCCCTCATCGTCTTTCACGAGATCTACACGATGGACACCTTCGACGCCATTGAACCGCAGGAGGATTGGCCCCAGCATTACCACTACCGGATCGTGATCGAGGGCGATTCCTCCACGGAGCTGATCCTGCAGGGCGCACAGGACCCCGACGGCGGCTACGCGCTGCCCGGATACACCTGGACCGCGATGGGCCCCGCGAACGCCATTCCCGCGGTCTGCGACGCCCCACCCGGGTTCATGTCCCACCGGGAACTCGGACTGATGCCGCTGCGCGGCGTCATACGGCCCTAG
- a CDS encoding SDR family NAD(P)-dependent oxidoreductase — protein sequence MATMPLRFDHQVAVITGAAGGLGREYALLLASRGARVVVNDTGGSVTGDGSNAEAAGAVVEEIRRCGGEAIADGHSVTNPDGAQAIIDTALRAWGRVDIVINNAGIVGDAPFEDMTAERLDPLVDVHLKGAFYVTRPAWKAMREQRYGRVLNTCSAAGILGAERMSNYGAAKTGLVGLTRVLAAEGAAHGIKVNAISPIAYTRMLTQSLDAATGQLAVDNDPASQAVLNDLVGQYLQKLDPGQVAPVAAFLTHRDCPVSGEIYTVGAGHVARFFIGRTRGFYRPGLSVEDVRDHLDEIRDEAGYTVPGGPGDEMSELFASIMGGLSS from the coding sequence ATGGCGACCATGCCGCTGCGGTTCGATCACCAGGTGGCCGTGATCACGGGCGCCGCCGGGGGATTGGGCAGGGAGTACGCGCTGCTTCTCGCGTCGCGTGGGGCGCGCGTCGTGGTCAACGATACGGGCGGGTCGGTGACCGGGGACGGCTCGAACGCCGAGGCGGCGGGCGCCGTCGTAGAGGAGATCCGACGGTGCGGCGGTGAGGCGATCGCCGATGGCCACAGCGTCACGAATCCCGATGGTGCGCAAGCGATCATCGATACCGCCCTGCGCGCCTGGGGGCGCGTCGACATCGTGATCAACAATGCGGGAATCGTCGGTGACGCGCCATTCGAGGACATGACCGCCGAGCGGCTCGACCCGCTGGTGGACGTGCATCTCAAGGGCGCGTTCTACGTGACACGCCCCGCGTGGAAGGCCATGCGGGAGCAACGGTACGGTCGCGTGCTCAACACCTGCTCGGCCGCGGGAATCCTTGGCGCCGAACGCATGAGCAACTATGGCGCGGCGAAGACCGGATTGGTGGGCCTGACGCGTGTGCTCGCGGCCGAAGGGGCCGCGCACGGCATCAAGGTCAATGCCATTTCCCCGATCGCTTACACGCGGATGCTGACGCAATCGCTCGACGCGGCCACCGGCCAGCTGGCCGTCGACAATGATCCGGCATCCCAGGCGGTGCTGAATGATCTTGTCGGCCAGTATCTTCAGAAGCTGGATCCCGGACAGGTCGCGCCCGTGGCGGCGTTCCTCACCCACCGGGATTGCCCGGTTTCCGGTGAGATCTACACGGTGGGCGCGGGCCACGTCGCGCGGTTCTTCATCGGCAGGACAAGGGGTTTCTACCGGCCCGGCCTATCGGTCGAGGACGTGCGCGATCACCTCGACGAGATCCGCGACGAGGCCGGATACACCGTTCCGGGCGGTCCCGGCGACGAGATGAGCGAGCTCTTCGCGAGCATCATGGGCGGGCTCAGCAGCTGA